TCTCGAGTCGCTCTCACGTACGAGTCAAGCCGCACTTCGATTCCAGGTCGTGGCTAAGTTATCAATACGGTGGGGCTCCTGTCAAGCCCTCTCAACACCCCCATAAAGGACAACAGCCGGATCCCCCATGATGGGGGTCCGGCTGCTGCGGGGCTTGGGGAGCCCCGATCTGCCCTCTATCGGGAGGGGGTTCCTACGACGCGCGACGGACGTTCGCGGCCTGGAGCCCCTTGGGTCCCCGGCTGACCTCGAACTCGACCCGATCCCCTTCGGCCAGGCTCTTGAACCCCTGAGCCTGGATGGCGCTGAAGTGCACGAACACGTCCTCGCCACCCTCCTGGGAGATGAAGCCGTACCCCTTCGCGTCGTTGAACCACTTGACCGTTCCCTGAGCCATCTCTACATCCTCTTCTTCTGGGGGCTTATGCCCCCGGTGATACCCCGCCACCATGGCGGGGCGCCCTCCCGATATGGAGGACAAACAAAAACGCCGCGGGACCTGAGGTCCTCGCGGCGTCAAAATTCATGATCTGCGCTACCGGTGACCACAACCTTTGATCAAGGTACCCCATGGATTGTCATCGGTCAAGCCAATTCTTCGATAGCCACCGTGACGGGTCTCGAGCCGTTGCGCGTGCCGAGCCAGCCGGGAATGGCCATCGAGAAGCGTCCGGCCGTGCCTCCCGCCACCACCACATGGAGCTCGGCGGGGGAGGGGAACTTCGAGATGAGATCGTCCGGCTCGGGCTTGAGACCCTTGCCGAAGCGCAGATTGGTCCCTTCCCCGTTGTCCGCGTCCGGCAAGAGCTTCCGAAACGGCAGGCGGACAGTCTCGTGGAGGTGGCGCTTGAGATCTTCCTTGGACCAGCCTTCCTCCGCGAGCGTGCGGGCGTGCTCTGGGCCCACGACCAGCATCGTGTGGGAGTAGAGGGGGAAGTGCTTGATATTCCACAGACCGGACATGGACCAGCCGATCGATCCCGCCAGCTCCCGAGCGGTGCGGCTGGCGTGGTCGGAGATGCCATGGGGCGCTTCTCCCGCGAAGAGGGTGACCGCGCTCTGCCCGGCGGGAACGCCCCGCTCCACGGACAGCGCGGGCCACGGGCTCGCCTCCTCGAACTCACCGATGCAGTACGTGTAGCGTCCCGGATGCCCGAAGGTGGACATCGAGGTCTCCCCCGGCTTGGCGCCGCCGAGATTGATCATGATGAGCCGGAGCGCGCGCCCGATCGTGGCGTTGGCGCGAAAGCCGGGTCCGAACACGCCGAACGAGCAGTTCATGCCGATGCGCCCCCGGATCGGGCCGTTGACCACGATCAGCGGGGCCGAGAAGTGGGTCGAGGTGGACATGCCGTGC
The sequence above is drawn from the Candidatus Methylomirabilota bacterium genome and encodes:
- a CDS encoding cold-shock protein, translating into MAQGTVKWFNDAKGYGFISQEGGEDVFVHFSAIQAQGFKSLAEGDRVEFEVSRGPKGLQAANVRRAS